One stretch of Rosistilla oblonga DNA includes these proteins:
- a CDS encoding Gfo/Idh/MocA family protein — MTKRSSLNRRRFVQSSGAAAAVLSSGVWSETSAKESTSANNKLKILCVGTANRAAADIDGVKGEDIVGLCDIDKNYLDRAAAQFKGAKLYSDYREMIDKEAGNADAIVIGNADHNHAPASLRAINAGLHCYCEKPLTHTVTEARIITEAARAKGVATQLGTQIHAGDNYRRVSEIVKAGILGDVTDVHVWVGKGWGGGERPEGGEQPPASLDWDLWLGPAPERPYVAGRYHPAQWRRWWDFGQGTLGDMACHYMDLPFWALDLKHPTTISAEGPEVHPETCPLGLKVEYQFAKRGDLAPVKLTWYDGNMTPREVAGERVPGSGVMFVGTEGKMFANYGSYKLFPKEKFAGFQPPEQTIPKSIGHHAEWIKACKDGSPTTCNFDYSGALTETVLLGNVAYRTGKELQWDAAALKATNCPEADKYLSKEYRKGWEVS; from the coding sequence ATGACAAAACGATCCTCATTGAATCGACGACGATTCGTGCAATCCTCCGGCGCCGCGGCGGCTGTGCTGTCGAGCGGCGTGTGGAGCGAAACCTCCGCTAAAGAGTCGACCTCGGCAAACAATAAACTGAAAATCTTGTGCGTCGGAACCGCCAACCGCGCCGCTGCCGACATCGATGGGGTCAAGGGCGAAGACATTGTGGGGCTGTGCGACATCGACAAGAACTACCTCGATCGCGCCGCGGCTCAGTTCAAAGGGGCCAAGCTGTACAGCGATTATCGCGAGATGATCGACAAGGAAGCTGGCAACGCTGACGCGATCGTGATCGGTAACGCCGACCACAACCACGCTCCCGCTTCGCTGCGAGCGATCAACGCCGGCCTGCACTGCTACTGCGAAAAACCGCTGACCCACACCGTCACCGAAGCTCGCATCATCACCGAAGCGGCTCGAGCCAAGGGCGTCGCGACGCAGTTGGGAACTCAGATCCACGCCGGCGACAACTACCGCCGCGTGTCCGAGATCGTCAAAGCGGGCATCTTGGGCGATGTGACCGATGTCCACGTTTGGGTCGGTAAAGGCTGGGGCGGCGGCGAGCGACCCGAAGGTGGCGAACAACCACCAGCGAGCCTCGATTGGGATCTGTGGTTGGGCCCAGCTCCCGAACGTCCTTATGTCGCTGGACGCTACCACCCTGCACAATGGCGACGTTGGTGGGACTTCGGCCAAGGAACCCTGGGCGACATGGCTTGCCACTACATGGATCTGCCGTTCTGGGCTTTGGATCTGAAGCACCCAACCACGATCAGCGCCGAGGGCCCCGAGGTTCATCCGGAAACCTGCCCGCTCGGTTTGAAAGTCGAATACCAGTTCGCCAAACGCGGCGACTTGGCTCCTGTCAAACTGACTTGGTACGACGGCAACATGACGCCTCGCGAAGTTGCGGGCGAACGCGTTCCCGGCAGCGGCGTGATGTTTGTCGGAACCGAAGGCAAGATGTTCGCCAACTACGGCAGCTACAAGCTGTTCCCGAAAGAGAAGTTTGCTGGCTTCCAACCGCCCGAACAAACGATCCCTAAATCGATCGGGCACCACGCCGAATGGATCAAAGCGTGCAAGGATGGTTCGCCAACCACATGCAACTTCGATTATTCGGGCGCTCTGACCGAAACGGTTCTGTTGGGCAACGTTGCCTACCGTACTGGCAAGGAACTGCAGTGGGACGCGGCGGCGCTGAAGGCGACCAATTGCCCCGAAGCCGACAAGTACCTGAGCAAAGAATACCGCAAGGGTTGGGAAGTCAGCTAA
- a CDS encoding endonuclease/exonuclease/phosphatase family protein: protein MQFRLTTYNIHKGIGGVDRRYDPDRIVQAVGHCNPDILFLQEVDDGVPRSRHDRQVEVLGEALGLKHHIYQRNVKLKVGHYGNAILSRFPLTDHQDIDLTIPMKKKRRALAAHCRMQIDGHSRTVLLLNVHLGLAGFERKMQLRRLLATELVRRTHQETAVLLAGDFNDVWGNLGRGILDTGGFQSATGLHKTFPAFMPMRPLDRVYFRGNMSIDHGFASRTDIARRASDHLPLVADCILQ, encoded by the coding sequence ATGCAATTTCGATTGACCACCTACAACATCCACAAAGGCATCGGCGGAGTCGATCGTCGCTATGATCCCGACCGGATCGTGCAGGCGGTTGGACACTGCAATCCCGACATCCTGTTTTTGCAGGAGGTCGACGATGGCGTGCCGAGATCGCGGCACGATCGCCAAGTCGAAGTGCTGGGAGAGGCGTTGGGGCTGAAGCACCACATCTATCAACGCAACGTCAAACTGAAAGTCGGTCACTACGGGAACGCGATCTTGAGTCGCTTTCCGCTGACGGATCATCAGGATATCGATTTGACGATCCCGATGAAAAAGAAGCGGCGGGCGCTGGCGGCGCATTGCCGAATGCAGATCGATGGGCACAGCCGCACGGTTCTGCTGTTGAACGTCCACCTGGGGCTAGCCGGTTTTGAACGCAAGATGCAACTGCGTCGACTGCTGGCGACCGAACTGGTTCGTCGCACGCATCAGGAGACGGCGGTGCTGCTGGCGGGCGACTTCAACGATGTCTGGGGCAACTTGGGGCGTGGGATCCTCGACACCGGAGGTTTCCAATCGGCGACCGGACTGCACAAGACGTTCCCCGCCTTCATGCCGATGCGACCGTTGGACCGGGTCTACTTCCGCGGCAACATGAGCATCGACCACGGCTTTGCCTCGCGAACCGATATCGCTCGGCGAGCCTCCGACCATCTGCCGCTGGTCGCCGACTGTATCCTGCAATAA